One Deltaproteobacteria bacterium DNA segment encodes these proteins:
- a CDS encoding 3-isopropylmalate dehydratase — LSPFINDEYPDREAALADFSRFLPDEDAGYAGHTAIDVTDLVPLTTFGYKPDNVRPVSDMAGTRVDQVYIGSCTNGRIEDLRVAAKVIKGGRIADTVRAIVSPATPKVFSQALEEGLIQEFMDAGFCVTNPTCGACLGMSNGVLASGEVAAATTNRNFNGRMGKGGMVYLMSPATAAATALAGTITNSSLFTGPAQTK; from the coding sequence CTGTCTCCCTTTATCAATGATGAGTATCCGGACCGGGAAGCGGCCCTGGCGGATTTCTCCCGTTTTCTGCCGGATGAGGATGCCGGGTATGCCGGCCATACCGCCATCGATGTCACGGACCTGGTGCCGTTGACCACGTTCGGGTACAAGCCGGACAATGTCCGGCCGGTGTCCGACATGGCCGGCACCCGGGTGGACCAGGTGTATATCGGGTCCTGCACCAACGGAAGGATCGAGGACCTGCGGGTGGCGGCAAAAGTGATCAAGGGCGGCCGGATCGCTGATACGGTCCGGGCCATTGTGTCTCCGGCCACCCCCAAGGTATTTTCCCAGGCCCTGGAAGAAGGGTTGATTCAGGAGTTCATGGACGCGGGGTTCTGTGTCACCAACCCCACCTGCGGGGCCTGCCTGGGCATGAGCAACGGGGTCCTGGCATCCGGCGAGGTGGCGGCGGCCACCACCAACCGCAATTTCAACGGCCGGATGGGCAAAGGCGGCATGGTGTATCTCATGAGCCCGGCCACGGCGGCGGCCACGGCCCTGGCCGGCACCATTACCAATTCTTCCCTGTTTACCGGTCCGGCTCAGAC